A part of Candidatus Zixiibacteriota bacterium genomic DNA contains:
- a CDS encoding GDP-mannose 4,6-dehydratase, with protein MPVRRAFITGIGGFAGSFLAEELLAKGYRVGGALMKGEPTANISSIKRDLDLVRLDILNPDRTRQTLVKFKPDYIFHLAAMASVGKSFLQERLTYRVNVEGTLSILQGAEALPRLRKMVFVSSADCYGSFSPRNRTLTENDPLNPVSPYGISKTAAEQLCRYYARQRNVPVTISRSFNHCGPRQAESFVVPDFARQIAAIELGLRKPRMAVGDLGARRDFSDVRDIAVGYRLLAEKGRSGRCYQLSSGRAITIQTVLNMLLGLTSKKVRVVTDRSRLRKSDIPVLRGNNKRAIQELGYNPRYSIKTTLRNTFEYWITRLSSS; from the coding sequence TTGCCGGTACGACGAGCCTTTATAACCGGGATTGGTGGATTCGCCGGTTCATTCTTAGCTGAGGAGCTATTGGCTAAGGGCTATCGCGTAGGCGGAGCTTTGATGAAAGGCGAACCAACGGCGAATATCTCTTCCATAAAGAGAGACCTGGATTTGGTCCGGCTTGACATTCTTAACCCCGACCGTACCCGACAGACGCTAGTGAAATTCAAACCTGACTACATATTTCATCTCGCCGCAATGGCTTCGGTAGGGAAATCATTCTTACAGGAACGATTGACCTATCGCGTTAATGTCGAGGGAACACTGAGCATTTTGCAGGGCGCAGAGGCGCTTCCTCGGCTCAGGAAAATGGTTTTTGTTAGTTCTGCCGATTGTTATGGTTCGTTTTCACCGAGGAATCGAACCCTGACCGAAAATGACCCTCTCAATCCGGTGTCACCTTACGGTATCTCAAAAACGGCTGCCGAGCAGTTGTGCCGGTATTACGCCCGTCAACGCAACGTACCAGTAACGATTTCTCGATCTTTCAATCATTGCGGCCCGCGTCAGGCGGAGAGCTTTGTTGTACCAGATTTTGCGCGTCAGATTGCGGCCATTGAACTCGGACTACGGAAGCCGCGTATGGCGGTGGGCGACCTCGGTGCTCGCCGGGATTTTAGTGATGTACGAGATATTGCAGTGGGTTATCGCTTACTGGCGGAGAAAGGCCGTTCCGGAAGATGCTACCAGTTGAGTTCGGGAAGGGCTATCACGATTCAAACGGTACTAAATATGCTACTGGGCCTGACTTCAAAAAAGGTCCGTGTTGTTACGGATCGGTCACGTCTCCGTAAGAGTGATATTCCGGTTCTGCGCGGCAATAATAAGCGAGCAATTCAAGAGCTGGGTTACAACCCCCGATATAGTATCAAGACGACTTTGCGTAACACCTTCGAATATTGGATCACAAGATTATCCTCCAGTTAG
- a CDS encoding EpsI family protein: MKTAALISMVIIVLGGAIGNFLRLSEQKPDRPADFGVLAYNSGEYTGEEQRFSELSYDVLKADTTTLRRYVDAEGTVYWLFIAYFESQKYGSQIHSPKHCLPGGGWKIDRLEVFSLPLPDGRTKSVNRVSIRTQTSRQLMFYWFETRSGSIREEFGIKFDLMKNSLLLRPTDAAFVRLTVPVKDGDIDAATDKAIEFFNVFHTDIERALPFGD, translated from the coding sequence GTGAAGACGGCAGCGTTGATATCTATGGTTATAATTGTTCTGGGTGGAGCCATTGGAAACTTCCTGCGTCTCAGTGAGCAGAAACCTGATCGACCAGCCGATTTCGGAGTCCTGGCTTACAATTCCGGTGAGTACACTGGTGAGGAACAGCGTTTCTCTGAACTCAGCTATGACGTTCTTAAGGCTGATACTACTACGCTAAGACGGTACGTTGATGCCGAGGGCACAGTTTACTGGTTGTTCATTGCTTACTTTGAATCTCAGAAATACGGTAGCCAGATTCATTCGCCAAAGCATTGCCTGCCGGGTGGGGGGTGGAAGATTGACCGGCTGGAAGTTTTCTCGCTTCCTCTCCCTGATGGCCGAACGAAGAGCGTAAACCGCGTTAGTATCCGAACCCAGACCAGTCGACAGTTGATGTTCTACTGGTTCGAGACTCGCAGCGGCAGTATTCGCGAAGAGTTTGGGATTAAGTTTGATCTGATGAAAAATTCGCTTCTGCTACGACCGACCGATGCCGCTTTTGTGCGTCTCACTGTACCGGTCAAGGACGGTGACATTGATGCGGCCACAGATAAAGCCATTGAGTTTTTTAATGTTTTCCATACTGACATTGAACGCGCCCTTCCTTTTGGCGATTAA
- the xrt gene encoding exosortase, whose translation MEPKSNTITADTSYRWSLIPLTGLIIVYIPALIDLVNDWWNDPNYSHGFLIPIVSATLIWQKRDVLKTLPRTSDWRGLVLLALAMIMFVVANGAAEYFTLRFSFVMALLGLTLYLFGSQVIRTTWFAFFFLLFMIPLPYVIYYAATFPMQALATKVAVDTLNVLGMNAIRQGNIIHVTGHTLEVAEACSGIRSLVSLLALGAIYAYSSQKRFTAKTLLFLSTIPIAVVGNVFRVLVTSIIVVMVSGQITEEPFHSIMGLLVFVVAFTLLFLFGAILRRVFK comes from the coding sequence ATGGAACCAAAGAGTAATACAATCACCGCAGACACTTCCTATCGCTGGAGTCTGATTCCTCTGACTGGACTCATTATCGTTTATATACCAGCCTTGATCGACCTGGTTAACGATTGGTGGAATGACCCCAACTACTCCCACGGCTTTCTGATCCCAATCGTCTCTGCCACATTGATTTGGCAGAAAAGAGACGTCCTGAAAACACTTCCCCGAACATCTGATTGGCGCGGTCTGGTATTACTGGCGCTGGCCATGATCATGTTTGTGGTTGCCAATGGTGCTGCGGAATATTTTACTCTGCGTTTTTCCTTTGTCATGGCTCTTCTTGGCCTGACGCTCTACCTTTTTGGTTCCCAGGTCATTCGGACCACCTGGTTCGCCTTCTTCTTTCTATTGTTCATGATACCACTTCCTTATGTGATCTACTACGCTGCCACCTTTCCCATGCAGGCTCTGGCCACCAAGGTTGCCGTCGACACTCTTAACGTACTCGGCATGAATGCTATTCGTCAAGGGAACATCATCCACGTCACCGGACACACTCTGGAAGTTGCCGAAGCATGTTCGGGGATCAGATCACTGGTTTCTCTATTGGCTCTGGGAGCAATCTATGCCTATTCCAGTCAGAAACGCTTCACAGCCAAGACCCTACTTTTTCTTTCCACTATCCCCATCGCCGTGGTAGGCAACGTATTTCGGGTATTGGTAACATCAATTATAGTGGTTATGGTCTCTGGGCAAATAACCGAAGAGCCTTTCCATTCGATTATGGGGCTGCTGGTTTTTGTGGTCGCCTTCACTCTGCTTTTCCTGTTCGGGGCTATTCTCAGGAGGGTGTTCAAGTGA
- a CDS encoding HD domain-containing protein codes for MTTAASLAESGRAFASEKDQGLVSLLFALYKNIRIVGSDHPTFHDQCRKFVELVDEMAGSTGEIAIKVIDEHLFVNEKLVRQERLGQAVARDVVKEWYGLGIGGVRTRVGTSTDELVHFLSRVTTFTRESLAPGQTALDIEHPGGGNIELLALHESEPDEPEDDRERRQQLRVAARRTFFRAVAAVEDVVVCATKSREMNITRIRRVVHSLADLIEEDFSSLIELTAIRDFDDYTYAHSTNVCVYALALGVTLGMDRPRLSQLGYAALFHDIGKVKLSQDLIRKPDAFDENDWMQIQQHPILGAKTMLRGLKLDTHSVRAARSAFEHHINLNFTGYPQLKYKNNQPGLFSRIISIADTFDAMTSGRIYIKRTIAPDGVLKKMRYQMQPKFDPLLLNVFQDVIGSYPPGTLVLLSTDEIALVLTNNDDCAECPSVQIVGNREGLLAEPEWADLRLTENEQRRIIRRIEPEQYGLDLRQFILND; via the coding sequence ATGACAACTGCAGCTTCATTGGCTGAATCGGGACGAGCCTTCGCCAGCGAGAAGGACCAGGGACTTGTCAGTCTGCTCTTCGCTCTCTACAAGAATATCCGCATCGTTGGTTCGGATCACCCAACATTTCACGATCAGTGCCGCAAGTTCGTGGAGCTGGTAGACGAGATGGCCGGCTCGACCGGCGAGATCGCGATAAAAGTAATCGATGAACATCTGTTTGTGAATGAGAAACTGGTGCGCCAGGAACGGCTGGGGCAGGCCGTGGCGAGGGACGTCGTGAAGGAATGGTATGGTTTGGGTATTGGTGGAGTGAGAACGCGTGTCGGAACCTCCACCGACGAATTGGTACATTTTCTGTCGCGGGTTACAACGTTTACAAGAGAATCGCTTGCTCCGGGCCAGACAGCCCTCGACATTGAGCACCCGGGTGGGGGCAATATTGAACTGCTCGCTTTGCACGAATCAGAGCCAGATGAGCCGGAGGATGATCGAGAACGTCGGCAACAACTCCGTGTTGCCGCCCGAAGGACGTTTTTCCGAGCTGTAGCAGCGGTGGAAGATGTCGTCGTCTGCGCCACCAAGAGCCGCGAGATGAACATTACCCGGATACGACGGGTTGTACACTCATTGGCTGATCTTATCGAGGAGGACTTTTCGTCACTTATTGAACTAACCGCCATTCGTGATTTCGATGACTATACCTATGCTCATTCTACCAACGTCTGCGTGTATGCTCTGGCCCTGGGTGTCACGTTGGGTATGGACCGTCCCCGCCTGTCCCAATTGGGGTATGCGGCGTTGTTTCATGACATCGGCAAGGTCAAGCTTTCACAGGACCTCATCCGCAAGCCGGATGCCTTCGACGAAAACGACTGGATGCAAATACAACAGCATCCCATTCTGGGAGCCAAGACTATGCTCCGTGGCCTGAAGCTCGATACACATTCGGTGCGTGCAGCACGCAGTGCCTTTGAACATCATATCAATCTTAATTTCACCGGCTATCCACAATTGAAATACAAAAATAATCAGCCCGGACTCTTCTCCAGAATAATCTCCATCGCAGATACTTTCGATGCAATGACTTCAGGTAGGATATACATCAAGAGAACCATCGCTCCCGACGGGGTACTGAAGAAGATGCGCTACCAAATGCAACCTAAGTTCGATCCACTCCTGCTGAACGTTTTTCAGGATGTCATCGGGTCGTATCCTCCCGGAACGCTGGTGCTACTCAGCACTGATGAAATTGCGTTGGTGCTGACGAACAACGATGATTGCGCGGAATGCCCGTCGGTGCAGATAGTAGGCAACCGCGAGGGATTATTAGCTGAACCCGAGTGGGCCGATCTAAGGCTGACTGAAAATGAACAGCGACGGATCATTCGCCGGATTGAGCCTGAGCAGTACGGTCTTGATCTGCGTCAGTTTATCCTCAATGATTAG
- a CDS encoding tetratricopeptide repeat protein, whose product MRQLISILIAISLPFAAWAIEPKGKGYQVTDTQQSADSLLNEADATFKARDYKAAQKLYQKTFDVSQKEFNVSVETEALAQMARMNLIQGNKDEGRTWLVKAEEKARQSDPMGWSRYLGVRGRFEWQDDDLKAARATFEQMFDFCNASALWGRAVDAAHMIAIVAETPEEQIEWGRKGIEAAEAADNESWLGPLWNNLAGTYWDIKKFDTALTCYVKAREYHWRFSGEIAKLFADYHVGMTHRHLGNYDEARQWLRPVLAWAERLENHGAIGQACEDLGEADIAEGKKDSGLQMLKRAREEYKLEGYDKSWPEIWENINKRIAEAEK is encoded by the coding sequence TTGAGACAGCTCATTTCCATATTGATAGCCATTTCCCTGCCATTTGCGGCATGGGCCATCGAACCAAAAGGCAAAGGATACCAAGTGACTGATACCCAACAGAGTGCTGACTCGCTGCTCAACGAAGCGGACGCTACGTTCAAAGCCCGCGACTACAAGGCTGCCCAAAAACTCTATCAGAAGACGTTCGATGTTTCGCAAAAGGAATTCAACGTCTCAGTAGAAACTGAGGCTCTGGCCCAGATGGCTCGGATGAATCTGATCCAGGGGAACAAGGACGAAGGGCGCACCTGGCTCGTCAAAGCTGAAGAAAAGGCGCGGCAGTCTGACCCTATGGGTTGGTCGCGGTACCTCGGGGTACGCGGTCGGTTTGAATGGCAGGACGATGATCTCAAAGCAGCGCGAGCTACATTCGAACAGATGTTTGACTTCTGCAATGCCAGTGCGCTATGGGGACGGGCTGTTGATGCCGCCCACATGATAGCTATCGTGGCCGAAACACCAGAGGAGCAGATCGAGTGGGGACGCAAGGGAATCGAAGCGGCCGAGGCAGCCGACAACGAATCATGGTTGGGACCGCTGTGGAACAACCTGGCCGGAACCTACTGGGACATCAAGAAATTTGACACTGCCCTGACCTGTTACGTGAAGGCGCGAGAATACCACTGGCGATTTTCGGGCGAAATAGCCAAGCTGTTCGCCGATTATCATGTGGGCATGACACATCGTCATCTTGGAAACTACGACGAAGCCCGCCAGTGGCTGCGCCCGGTATTGGCCTGGGCCGAACGCCTTGAAAACCACGGAGCAATCGGGCAGGCATGTGAAGACCTTGGCGAAGCGGACATTGCTGAGGGGAAAAAGGACTCCGGGCTACAAATGCTCAAACGTGCCCGCGAAGAATACAAGCTTGAGGGCTACGATAAATCCTGGCCTGAAATCTGGGAGAATATCAATAAGCGCATTGCTGAAGCGGAAAAGTAA
- a CDS encoding nucleotide sugar dehydrogenase: protein MARKTKGNVDAYQRLIKKLQNHSAQVGVVGLGYVGLPLSMELAHGGFRVTGFDISKSKVKLLNDGRSDIDDIRHDTVKREVSSGRFKATTDFKQISKMDTISICVPTPLSKTKDPDVSYILSAVRSVKANLKKGALVVLESTTYPGTTEDLILPLLQDGGKKVGRDFFLAFSPERVDPGNPRYTTKNTPRVVGGTTPNCTKAAKIFYEQTMPNIHSVSSTQAAEMVKLLENTFRSVNIGLVNEVALMCDRLKLDVWEIIDAAATKPFGFMPFYPGPGLGGHCIPIDPHYLSWKLKSLNYYARFIELAGDINSGMPEWVTQRIASMMNQRFAKALNKSNILVLGVAYKPDIKDVRESPALDVITLLEKSGAKVVYNDPHVPEIAWNNTSRKSVRLTAALVKKADLTVILTHHSSYNYQWIVDHARGVFDARNATRSVRKNRDKIELL, encoded by the coding sequence ATGGCCAGGAAGACAAAAGGAAATGTTGATGCCTATCAGAGGCTGATCAAGAAACTGCAAAACCATTCAGCACAAGTTGGTGTTGTAGGGTTGGGTTATGTCGGTTTACCCCTCTCTATGGAGTTGGCTCATGGTGGCTTTAGAGTTACCGGCTTTGATATATCAAAATCAAAGGTCAAGCTGCTCAACGATGGAAGGTCTGATATTGATGATATCCGACACGATACAGTCAAGCGGGAGGTTTCATCTGGTCGTTTCAAGGCTACCACAGATTTCAAGCAGATTTCCAAAATGGACACTATATCTATCTGTGTACCCACCCCCCTGTCGAAAACCAAGGATCCCGACGTTAGTTACATTCTGTCGGCTGTAAGAAGCGTCAAGGCAAACCTGAAGAAGGGTGCTCTGGTGGTGCTGGAATCAACTACCTACCCCGGCACAACTGAGGATCTTATCCTGCCTTTGTTGCAGGATGGCGGCAAAAAGGTAGGCAGAGATTTCTTTCTGGCTTTTTCGCCGGAGCGGGTCGATCCCGGAAACCCTCGTTATACTACTAAGAATACTCCACGAGTAGTAGGTGGAACAACACCCAATTGCACCAAAGCTGCCAAGATATTCTATGAACAGACTATGCCCAATATTCATTCTGTCTCCTCTACCCAGGCGGCAGAGATGGTCAAATTGCTCGAAAATACGTTTCGTTCGGTGAATATCGGACTGGTCAACGAAGTGGCCCTGATGTGCGACCGGCTCAAACTGGATGTGTGGGAGATCATTGACGCCGCCGCTACCAAGCCGTTCGGATTTATGCCGTTCTATCCCGGCCCAGGTCTGGGTGGACATTGTATTCCTATCGACCCCCATTATTTGTCATGGAAACTCAAGTCGCTCAACTACTACGCACGGTTTATTGAGTTGGCCGGCGATATCAACTCCGGGATGCCGGAATGGGTGACCCAACGTATTGCCTCAATGATGAACCAGCGCTTTGCCAAAGCTCTCAACAAATCCAATATTCTGGTACTGGGCGTGGCATATAAGCCAGACATCAAGGATGTGCGAGAATCTCCGGCTCTTGATGTCATCACGCTGTTGGAAAAGAGTGGGGCCAAGGTGGTCTATAACGATCCGCACGTGCCTGAGATAGCGTGGAACAACACCTCTCGCAAGTCTGTCAGATTAACGGCAGCACTGGTCAAGAAAGCGGATCTCACGGTTATTCTGACACACCATTCGTCTTATAACTACCAGTGGATAGTTGATCACGCGCGAGGCGTTTTCGATGCCCGCAATGCTACTCGATCGGTTCGGAAAAACCGCGATAAGATCGAATTGCTCTAA
- a CDS encoding SpoIIE family protein phosphatase: protein MTDSIQHTRTEKLLLEAARTFNTTLEYEELITRVLRLVMTAVGAEAALVFRVDHDRTDMKIRLLKRGQDKLCVFRQELGSGVVGWVANFRKPMLINDATSDTRVDPEIETRGEIKINSLVSVPLIGKGQMIGVIEAINKSEGEFTAVDQDILIGLTNQIAVAIDNAHLYREMKREAFEKNLLFEIGIKLSHSLNLDEVLQEIIRSLNKAVDFDAGGVFLVDPERGEIGSIMTEGYQPGKDSELALKIGQGVIGQVVTTGEPVIVGDVSKDERYIPARARTNSEIVVPMVLGTNGPDGKVIGVLNLESDKLRAFNRRQLALIQVFASQAAISVERARLHEEILSGKKIEEQLNVAREIQRTFLPRANPNLPGYDIDGINISSGQVGGDYYDFITILDTQTGIAIGDVSGKGVPASLIMASFRASLIAEIRNNYAIRAIAHKVNNLLYESITSGNFVTAIYSVLDSRNHILTFCNCGHDLPILLRADGKVEFLREGGPVLGVSQDAKYEERPVFLNPGEIVVFYTDGVTEVFDRSGEQFGLDRLIELIKANRNKPAEEIQTITYKAVKAFAAPDHIFDDFTMVVLKRNE, encoded by the coding sequence ATGACTGATTCGATTCAACATACGCGTACCGAGAAACTCCTGCTTGAGGCGGCTCGGACATTTAACACTACCCTAGAATACGAGGAACTCATCACTCGTGTTCTGCGGTTGGTCATGACCGCCGTTGGGGCAGAGGCGGCTCTCGTTTTTCGTGTAGATCACGATCGAACCGATATGAAAATTCGTCTCCTCAAACGGGGACAGGATAAGCTATGTGTTTTCCGACAGGAGTTGGGCAGCGGAGTAGTAGGCTGGGTAGCCAACTTTAGAAAGCCAATGCTGATCAACGATGCGACCAGTGATACACGGGTCGATCCGGAAATCGAAACTCGCGGTGAAATTAAGATCAACTCGCTGGTGAGTGTGCCGCTTATTGGCAAAGGTCAGATGATCGGGGTCATTGAGGCCATCAACAAAAGCGAGGGGGAGTTTACAGCCGTCGATCAGGACATTTTGATTGGTCTCACTAACCAGATTGCGGTAGCTATTGACAACGCCCATCTCTATCGCGAAATGAAACGAGAAGCTTTCGAAAAAAACCTGCTTTTCGAGATTGGTATCAAGCTATCCCATTCTCTCAATCTGGATGAAGTACTTCAGGAAATAATACGATCACTCAATAAGGCAGTCGACTTCGATGCCGGCGGCGTGTTCCTGGTCGATCCCGAGCGAGGGGAGATCGGGTCAATCATGACTGAAGGCTACCAGCCCGGCAAGGATTCCGAGTTGGCCCTCAAGATCGGTCAGGGTGTCATTGGCCAGGTGGTGACGACCGGCGAACCGGTTATTGTAGGCGATGTTTCTAAGGATGAGCGTTACATCCCGGCGCGTGCGCGAACCAACAGCGAGATTGTCGTGCCGATGGTTCTGGGGACCAACGGTCCTGACGGCAAAGTCATTGGAGTACTTAATCTCGAATCGGACAAACTGCGAGCTTTCAACCGACGCCAGTTGGCGCTGATCCAGGTCTTTGCTTCTCAGGCGGCTATTTCTGTTGAGCGAGCCCGACTCCATGAGGAAATTCTCAGCGGCAAAAAGATCGAGGAACAACTCAATGTCGCACGCGAGATTCAACGCACTTTCCTACCTCGCGCCAACCCCAATTTGCCGGGATATGATATTGACGGCATCAACATTTCTTCCGGTCAGGTGGGCGGAGACTACTACGACTTTATCACTATCCTGGACACTCAAACCGGGATCGCCATCGGCGATGTTTCCGGTAAAGGAGTTCCGGCCTCGCTGATCATGGCCTCGTTTCGGGCTTCGCTGATCGCCGAGATTCGCAACAACTACGCCATACGTGCCATAGCCCATAAAGTCAACAATCTTCTGTATGAATCAATCACCTCGGGCAATTTTGTTACAGCTATCTACAGTGTTCTGGACTCACGCAATCACATCCTGACTTTCTGCAACTGCGGCCATGATCTCCCTATTCTTTTGCGCGCGGATGGAAAAGTGGAATTCCTGCGAGAAGGTGGACCGGTCCTTGGTGTTTCCCAGGATGCCAAGTACGAAGAACGGCCCGTTTTTCTCAACCCCGGAGAGATTGTTGTTTTCTACACCGATGGCGTGACCGAGGTGTTTGATCGTAGCGGAGAACAGTTTGGCCTTGACCGATTGATCGAACTTATCAAGGCCAATCGCAACAAGCCGGCCGAGGAAATACAAACAATCACTTACAAGGCTGTCAAGGCTTTCGCTGCTCCCGATCACATCTTTGATGACTTCACGATGGTTGTTCTCAAGCGCAATGAATAA
- a CDS encoding HEAT repeat domain-containing protein, which translates to MTILTNTEQNAELKAILKDFLKVIKVVSMYPEDNTLPQSLRQSFAERLSEFVYDHGALAVGVEKDSLLVDDEPILQNVQGEDGLTNLFFQNGIQNFTFESELEIGTVLKLLSIFKIHLNRENDSEDMAELLWQADLPGFSFETIEDYDLLSFDSTSLEMMEMGRWSRPDIPDDAFPAVAPYENIFTDSGIPEENTAEDEDVLNMIGLSGPEETGPAIPSLFDFNTEAEFSRAEEREIEKLLAEDARFDYATSVVELLKEMLLQDSELTRFSETIMICEKVLIELVQANLLTSASDLLKYLTELEEKLESEQSAHSNRLKDARVTMGSRESMALLGETLNKNKDVDRNSLLSILNCFNWEALSSIADLLGECDHRHHREALCDYLAQKGRERPNLLAKGVYDKRWYVVRNTVAILARIGNEQSIRILQHAAGHEERRVRLELVSQLYQTNHPMAFELLGQAVFDADPEIRHKAIDTLTSQKAEEAFDTIAEIIEDPDFLLIDQHDQGSLMKTYSRLGGERAVHLLLKLIRPLNPFRLQIKSFNRQAAFEALSHNKSEKAEKQLQRLLSSWRPDIRRRAQLALQVRTELVEEDR; encoded by the coding sequence ATGACGATTCTTACGAATACTGAGCAGAACGCCGAACTAAAAGCGATCCTCAAGGATTTCCTGAAGGTCATCAAGGTTGTCTCGATGTACCCGGAGGATAACACCCTACCACAATCCTTGAGGCAGTCGTTTGCAGAACGGTTATCTGAGTTTGTCTACGATCATGGTGCCTTGGCAGTAGGAGTCGAGAAGGACAGCCTACTGGTGGACGACGAGCCTATCCTGCAAAATGTTCAGGGGGAGGATGGGTTAACCAACCTATTTTTCCAAAACGGTATTCAGAATTTCACATTCGAGTCCGAACTCGAAATAGGTACGGTTCTGAAGTTGCTTTCTATCTTCAAGATACACCTCAATCGAGAGAATGATAGCGAGGACATGGCCGAATTGCTCTGGCAAGCTGATCTGCCAGGGTTCTCCTTCGAGACCATTGAGGACTACGACCTGTTGTCTTTTGACAGCACGTCACTGGAGATGATGGAGATGGGGCGATGGTCGCGGCCAGATATTCCTGACGATGCCTTCCCTGCCGTGGCTCCCTATGAGAACATCTTCACTGACTCCGGCATTCCGGAAGAGAATACTGCGGAGGATGAGGACGTCCTCAATATGATTGGACTTTCGGGACCCGAGGAGACTGGCCCCGCGATACCGTCGCTATTTGACTTCAATACCGAGGCGGAATTCTCCAGGGCTGAGGAGCGCGAAATCGAAAAGCTTCTGGCTGAGGATGCCAGGTTTGACTACGCTACATCAGTTGTCGAGTTGCTCAAGGAAATGTTACTTCAGGATTCGGAATTGACCAGATTCAGCGAGACGATCATGATATGTGAAAAGGTGCTTATCGAACTTGTTCAGGCCAACTTGCTGACCTCGGCAAGCGATCTTCTCAAGTATCTGACAGAACTGGAAGAGAAGCTTGAGTCTGAACAATCAGCCCACAGCAATCGTCTCAAAGACGCTCGGGTTACAATGGGAAGCCGTGAGAGCATGGCGTTGCTGGGCGAAACCCTCAACAAGAACAAAGACGTGGACAGGAACTCTTTGCTGTCAATTCTGAATTGCTTTAATTGGGAAGCACTGAGCTCTATTGCCGATCTCCTGGGTGAATGCGACCATCGCCACCACAGAGAGGCTCTATGTGATTACCTGGCTCAGAAAGGCCGCGAAAGACCAAACCTGCTGGCCAAAGGAGTCTATGACAAGCGGTGGTACGTCGTGCGCAATACGGTCGCAATTCTGGCCAGGATTGGGAACGAACAATCGATTCGAATATTGCAACATGCCGCAGGACACGAGGAACGGCGGGTCAGACTGGAACTGGTAAGCCAATTGTACCAGACCAACCATCCTATGGCATTCGAATTGCTCGGTCAGGCGGTTTTTGATGCCGACCCCGAAATCAGACACAAGGCAATCGACACGCTTACATCCCAAAAGGCGGAGGAAGCCTTCGATACCATTGCCGAGATTATCGAAGATCCCGATTTTCTACTCATCGACCAACACGACCAAGGAAGTTTGATGAAGACATATTCCCGTTTGGGTGGTGAGCGAGCCGTTCATCTCCTACTCAAATTGATTCGCCCGCTCAATCCCTTTCGACTACAGATCAAATCATTCAATCGGCAAGCCGCTTTTGAAGCCCTGTCACATAACAAAAGCGAGAAAGCAGAGAAACAACTCCAGCGGTTGCTTTCCAGCTGGCGCCCGGACATCCGACGTCGAGCCCAGCTTGCCCTGCAAGTCCGGACAGAGCTTGTCGAGGAGGATCGCTGA
- the gmd gene encoding GDP-mannose 4,6-dehydratase, with protein sequence MKALITGITGQDGSYLAELLLEQGYQVIGMVRRASTESFERIEHIKDKITFAQADLLDQLSIIRILEEYKPDEIYNLAAQSFVPTSWDQPLLTAEFDALGVTRVLEAIRHVNPSIRFYQASSSEMFGKVREVPQTEETAFYPRSPYGVAKVYGHWITVNYRESYDLHASSGILFNHESPRRGLEFVTRKITDGAAKIKLGLTDKLALGNLDAKRDWGYAGDYVRAMWLMLQQSKPKDYVISSGETHSVEEFVRLAFGHLDLDYKDYVVVDPRFVRPAEVDLLLGDSSLARKELGWELSVSFEGLVKMMVDSDFKRLSEAG encoded by the coding sequence ATGAAGGCTCTTATTACCGGTATCACCGGGCAAGATGGATCGTACTTAGCTGAACTTCTTCTGGAACAGGGATACCAAGTGATTGGGATGGTTCGTCGTGCCTCGACCGAATCCTTTGAACGAATAGAACATATCAAGGACAAGATCACATTCGCACAGGCGGACTTGCTCGACCAGTTGTCAATCATCAGGATTCTGGAGGAATATAAACCCGACGAAATCTACAACCTGGCCGCCCAGTCGTTTGTTCCTACCAGTTGGGATCAGCCGCTACTGACGGCGGAGTTTGACGCACTTGGAGTTACCAGAGTGCTCGAAGCTATTCGCCATGTGAACCCCAGCATCCGTTTCTATCAGGCATCATCATCAGAAATGTTTGGCAAGGTGCGTGAAGTGCCTCAAACTGAGGAAACGGCGTTCTACCCTCGGTCACCCTATGGAGTCGCCAAAGTTTATGGTCACTGGATTACGGTCAATTACCGCGAGAGCTATGACCTCCATGCTTCATCGGGGATCCTGTTCAACCACGAATCCCCACGCCGGGGACTTGAGTTTGTTACCCGCAAGATCACCGACGGCGCAGCCAAGATTAAGCTCGGATTGACCGACAAACTGGCCCTGGGAAACCTGGACGCCAAACGCGACTGGGGCTATGCCGGCGACTATGTACGAGCCATGTGGTTGATGCTTCAGCAATCCAAACCTAAGGATTATGTCATTTCCAGCGGTGAGACGCATTCGGTTGAGGAATTCGTCCGGCTAGCGTTCGGACATCTTGACCTGGACTATAAAGATTATGTAGTAGTTGATCCGCGCTTCGTTCGTCCGGCCGAAGTCGATCTGCTGCTGGGTGACTCGTCCTTGGCCCGGAAGGAACTCGGTTGGGAATTGTCAGTGTCATTTGAGGGATTGGTCAAAATGATGGTCGATTCCGATTTCAAACGTTTGTCGGAAGCTGGGTAA